A window from Drosophila miranda strain MSH22 chromosome Y unlocalized genomic scaffold, D.miranda_PacBio2.1 Contig_Y2_pilon, whole genome shotgun sequence encodes these proteins:
- the LOC117193050 gene encoding glutathione S-transferase 1-like, whose protein sequence is MNIFYTLEHIVICAYLVRKYAKDDALYPKDFYKRAVVDQRVHFESAVLFQNCIRNIALPLFYSNETEVPRSKIDAIYEAYDFLEAFIGAELYLCGASVTIADFSVISSVSSLVGLAPIEPKRYPGLSAWLARMAGRPNYQSINGNGAQMLIDMFNAKITKIV, encoded by the coding sequence attttacactctagaacatatagtcatctgcGCCTATCTGGTTCGGAAGTATGCTAAGGATGATGCCCTGTACCCCAAGGACTTCTATAAGCGCGCCGTCGTGGATCAACGTGTGCACTTCGAGTCGGCTGTGCTTTTCCAAAACTGCATTAGGAATATAGCACTTCCACTGTTCTACAGCAATGAGACGGAAGTTCCGAGATCCAAGATCGACGCTATATACGAAGCCTACGACTTTTTGGAGGCCTTTATTGGCGCCGAGTTGTACCTGTGCGGAGCCAGCGTAACCATAGCCGATTTTAGTGTGATATCGTCGGTCTCCAGTTTGGTGGGCCTGGCGCCCATTGAGCCGAAGCGCTATCCTGGACTCAGCGCTTGGTTGGCCCGAATGGCCGGACGACCCAATTACCAGTCGATCAACGGCAACGGCGCACAGATGTTGATTGACATGTTTAATGCGAAAATCACAAAGATAGTGTGA
- the LOC117193578 gene encoding protein immune deficiency-like — protein MPKLKNLLPNIFSGSKEAPSMQSEGRLETDAAPVDDSEADNNNSGALALPSIRTPTASADLTESVLRELSNPNYNSMDVGQSANIPGTGGDLSTVNTNNTMNVHSAQQQVVMNFSNASNLHFGSVYNFNQNLSASSSRKSSTSTIDEVAASPDGKRSNGTRKTVSIVAMMQSQDEPDPRLLDAVATHLGERWKQVMRDLGHSEGQIDQAIIDHQMHGNIKEVIYQLLLQWVRSSESCVATVGRLTTLLWESQHRDCVQRLKLVWKALEKRKKNS, from the exons ATGCCAAAGCTGAAGAACTTGCTGCCCAACATATTTAGCGGTAGCAAGGAGGCACCAAGCATGCAATCTGAGGGGCGACTTGAAACAGATGCAGCGCCTGTCGATGATAGCGAGGCAGATAACAATAATAGTGGAGCCTTGGCGCTGCCGTCCATCAGGACCCCGACAGCCTCAGCGGATCTGACGGAATCGGTATTGCGGGAGCTTTCCAACCCAAACTACAACTCCATGGATGTTGGGCAGTCCGCCAACATTCCTGGGACCGGCGGGGACCTCAGCACAGTCAACACGAACAACACCATGAACGTCCACAGTGCACAGCAACAGGTGGTTATGAACTTCTCAAATGCAAGCAATCTACACTTTGGCTCCGTGTACAACTTTAACCAAAATCTAAGCGCCAGCAGCTCGCGGAAGAGCAGTACAAGCACAATTGACGAGGTGGCGGCCTCGCCAGACGGTAAACGTTCCAATGGTACGCGCAAGACTGTCAGCATAGTGGCCATGATGCAGTCTCAGGATGAGCCGGATCCGCGGCTGCTGGACGCGGTGGCTACCCATTTGGGCGAGAGATGGAAGCAGGTGATGCGGGACTTGGGCCATTCTGAGGGCCAGATTGACCAGGCCATAATTGATCATCAAATGCACGGCAATATCAAAGAG GTGATTTACCAACTTCTGCTCCAATGGGTACGGAGCTCTGAGAGCTGCGTGGCTACCGTCGGACGACTCACAACGCTGCTTTGGGAGTCACAGCATCGCGATTGCGTGCAGCGCTTGAAACTGGTTTGGAAGGCATTAGAGAAACGCAAGAAGAACAGTTAG